In the Anguilla anguilla isolate fAngAng1 chromosome 7, fAngAng1.pri, whole genome shotgun sequence genome, one interval contains:
- the rps16 gene encoding 40S ribosomal protein S16 — translation MPAKGPLQSVQVFGRKKTATAVAHCKRGNGLIKVNGRPLEMIEPSTLQYKLLEPVLLLGKERFAGVDIRVRVKGGGHVAQIYAIRQAISKSLVAYYQKYVDEASKKEIKDILIQYDRTLLVADPRRCESKKFGGPGARARYQKSYR, via the exons ATGCCGGCTAAAGGTCCTTTGCAGTCTGTCCAGGTATTCGGACGTAAA AAAACCGCCACTGCCGTCGCTCACTGCAAGAGGGGCAATGGGCTCATCAAAGTGAACGGCAGGCCTCTGGAGATGATCGAGCCGAGCACTCTGCAGTACAAG CTGCTGGAGCCAGTTCTGCTGTTGGGCAAAGAGCGCTTTGCTGGAGTGGACATCCGAGTCCGGGTGAAGGGTGGCGGACACGTTGCCCAGATCTACG CTATCCGTCAGGCAATCTCCAAATCCCTGGTTGCCTACTACCAGAAAt ATGTGGACGAGGCCTCTAAGAAGGAGATCAAGGACATCCTGATCCAGTACGACAGGACCCTGCTGGTGGCCGACCCCCGCCGCTGCGAGTCCAAGAAGTTCGGTGGACCCGGCGCCCGCGCTCGCTACCAGAAGTCTTACCGTTAA